A window of the Yersinia rochesterensis genome harbors these coding sequences:
- a CDS encoding type II secretion system F family protein → MIYYIILSSGILLLLLSNFKWMKIKKSIVNDNRKKSVSDNLFILFYKKIISEWLQYLHGIINDKNKLHIAMPIIYSICVFFINTLWFHFNIVLILIFMFISIVFFQVKLSRKIHHSFFKQNFPEVLLMINMAVSSGASINQVLERCGKEINGPLGHEMSLICRRLNLGESPEIVFYDAYKRFHYPEFYFLITIILLNLQQGGQLKELTSRLSQVITKNKNSEQKKAVMTAQTRMSVNIICFMPIAFSLLLYFIDSTSIESIWNHPVGEIIFYYIITSEIIGIYLIRKMLRKAL, encoded by the coding sequence GTGATTTACTACATAATACTGTCGTCCGGTATATTATTGCTATTATTGAGCAATTTTAAATGGATGAAAATCAAAAAATCAATCGTCAATGATAATAGAAAGAAATCTGTAAGTGATAATTTATTTATTTTATTTTATAAAAAAATAATTTCAGAATGGTTACAGTATTTGCATGGAATTATTAATGATAAAAACAAATTGCATATTGCGATGCCAATAATTTATTCAATATGTGTTTTTTTCATTAATACTTTATGGTTTCATTTTAATATAGTTCTCATTTTAATTTTTATGTTTATAAGTATTGTGTTTTTTCAAGTAAAATTATCCCGAAAAATACATCATTCTTTTTTTAAACAAAACTTTCCAGAAGTTCTCTTGATGATAAACATGGCGGTGAGCAGTGGAGCCAGTATTAATCAAGTACTAGAACGCTGTGGGAAAGAAATAAATGGGCCACTAGGACATGAAATGAGCCTTATTTGTCGTCGACTAAATCTGGGAGAATCACCTGAAATTGTTTTTTATGATGCCTATAAAAGATTCCATTACCCTGAATTCTATTTTCTAATTACAATAATTTTGCTTAATCTTCAACAAGGGGGGCAATTAAAAGAATTGACTAGCCGGCTATCACAGGTGATAACAAAAAATAAAAATTCTGAGCAGAAGAAAGCCGTAATGACTGCTCAGACACGAATGTCTGTCAATATTATTTGTTTTATGCCGATCGCCTTTTCTCTTTTACTTTATTTTATTGATTCTACCAGCATAGAATCAATATGGAATCATCCTGTAGGGGAAATTATATTTTATTATATTATAACCAGTGAAATCATTGGGATTTACTTAATAAGAAAAATGCTCAGGAAGGCCTTATGA
- a CDS encoding type II secretion system F family protein, with product MNIFLILLLSLGLILLLKTKSRVKRVYIYNKINENDKHQDKKEVNNQDKTLSNYISIPFLLEEVIYFKIIIIVALLTVIFILLSIDIITISFRSSLIIGLTILITTLYLPKIVIKNVITRRTDSVLKSLPFFIDITAACVQSGMTIDNSLSYTAKKFTLINSDLSRMILKITKHAEINGLESAIKEFHQCSSATEIRMFCSALQYSISFGSSVYEQLIKLSQDIREMQLLVTEEKISKLSAKLTFPLFLFILIPFIVLVISPSILEILTYV from the coding sequence ATGAATATATTTTTAATTTTATTGTTATCATTAGGGTTAATCCTTCTGTTAAAAACAAAATCAAGAGTAAAAAGAGTTTATATATATAATAAAATAAATGAAAATGATAAACACCAAGATAAAAAAGAAGTCAACAATCAGGATAAAACCCTGTCTAACTACATCTCTATTCCTTTTCTTCTGGAAGAGGTCATTTATTTCAAAATTATTATTATCGTTGCACTCTTGACGGTAATATTCATATTATTGTCAATTGATATAATAACAATTAGCTTTAGAAGTTCACTGATTATTGGATTAACAATTCTGATAACCACTCTATACCTCCCTAAAATAGTTATAAAAAACGTTATTACCAGAAGAACTGATTCTGTGCTTAAATCACTACCCTTCTTTATTGATATCACCGCCGCGTGTGTTCAATCCGGCATGACAATAGATAACTCTCTCAGTTACACGGCAAAAAAATTTACATTAATAAACTCAGATTTAAGCCGAATGATCCTTAAAATAACCAAACATGCAGAGATAAATGGATTAGAATCAGCTATTAAAGAGTTTCATCAGTGCTCTTCTGCCACAGAAATAAGAATGTTTTGCAGTGCGCTTCAATACAGTATTAGTTTTGGTTCAAGTGTATATGAACAACTGATTAAATTGTCTCAAGATATAAGAGAGATGCAATTATTAGTAACAGAGGAAAAAATAAGTAAATTATCAGCAAAATTAACATTCCCGCTATTTCTCTTTATTCTTATTCCATTTATCGTATTAGTTATATCACCCAGCATATTGGAGATACTTACCTATGTATAA
- a CDS encoding tetratricopeptide repeat protein, translating into MYKKPRKIIMFSILAFMINGCSWNNGMSKKEFSYRESILTKAKNYNGLITLYRNELKTKEDDDIRLKLANTYYLAGDTKSSLYYLSPIAHKPNESIYLLQAKNLINNNDDTAAKVVIDKLLVISPKNAEAHNIKGIIFANNGEINNAKNAIEQSRNLFISDETAMNNLAVIAILDERYSDAVRILLPDYLAGKKDSLILHNLVFSLVKLNDHQYAKKIISAEKMAKNPDELILALSQVSNPYQDKFSGKVD; encoded by the coding sequence ATGTATAAAAAACCTAGAAAAATCATTATGTTTTCAATTCTTGCTTTTATGATCAATGGTTGTTCCTGGAATAATGGCATGAGTAAAAAAGAATTTTCTTATCGAGAAAGTATTTTAACCAAAGCAAAAAACTATAATGGACTAATTACTCTATACCGTAATGAATTAAAAACAAAAGAAGATGATGATATTAGATTAAAATTAGCCAATACATATTACCTTGCTGGTGATACTAAATCATCATTATACTACTTGAGCCCAATAGCACATAAACCCAATGAGTCTATTTATTTATTACAGGCCAAAAACCTTATTAACAATAATGATGATACGGCAGCCAAGGTTGTTATTGATAAATTATTGGTTATTTCGCCAAAAAATGCAGAAGCGCACAATATAAAAGGTATTATTTTTGCCAATAATGGCGAAATAAATAACGCTAAAAACGCTATTGAACAATCCAGAAATTTGTTTATTTCTGATGAAACAGCAATGAATAACCTCGCAGTGATCGCCATACTTGATGAGCGTTATTCTGATGCAGTCAGAATATTACTTCCTGACTATCTGGCAGGAAAAAAAGATAGTTTAATATTACATAATTTGGTTTTCTCATTAGTTAAGCTCAATGATCATCAATATGCAAAAAAGATAATTTCAGCTGAAAAAATGGCTAAAAATCCTGATGAATTAATATTAGCCCTCAGTCAAGTGAGTAATCCATATCAAGATAAATTTTCTGGCAAGGTTGACTAA
- a CDS encoding TadE/TadG family type IV pilus assembly protein, producing the protein MRKMNFTFLYENKGSITIEFSIVFILFLLMLLFSAEIARLLYISANLDLAVSEAAKSAKNKERHDDISYTSMLRQKLVSHQGVLGSFITEDNALNANVIFSENISDMINHNTSDNNKLPLAKYSVSYLYRPVFFPILSSWPTILLSREVILVQEK; encoded by the coding sequence ATGAGAAAAATGAACTTTACTTTTTTGTACGAAAACAAAGGTTCTATCACTATCGAGTTTTCAATCGTCTTTATTTTATTTTTACTCATGCTCCTGTTTAGTGCTGAGATTGCTCGTTTACTTTATATTTCAGCCAATTTAGATTTGGCAGTTTCCGAAGCAGCGAAGTCAGCCAAGAATAAAGAACGGCATGACGATATTAGCTATACCTCAATGCTACGGCAGAAATTAGTTTCACATCAAGGAGTTTTAGGTTCATTTATCACTGAGGACAATGCGTTAAACGCAAATGTTATTTTTAGTGAAAACATTTCGGATATGATTAACCATAACACATCAGATAATAATAAACTTCCGCTAGCTAAATATAGTGTCAGTTATTTATATCGCCCAGTTTTTTTTCCTATTTTATCTTCTTGGCCTACTATTTTACTCTCACGAGAGGTTATTCTTGTACAAGAAAAATAA
- the tadF gene encoding tight adherence pilus pseudopilin TadF produces MYKKNNQINIIKNTHGAIIVEFVFVIFIMTIFIKTLISVSNYYSNVGKLDRISYSLAGIVRERTRLYNNDRILTQEQVNQIKQLADNMLLNSGNPVHNLAINIETLHFNQTESSAVTSKSIDNTKSLSFNVGTCEPNRPLNELAQLSTFSNAGRWIPLYQVTLCLSSAPGSGTLFAPIKSSSITIER; encoded by the coding sequence TTGTACAAGAAAAATAATCAAATAAACATAATTAAAAATACACATGGCGCAATCATTGTTGAGTTTGTTTTTGTTATTTTCATCATGACTATTTTTATAAAAACATTAATATCAGTCTCGAATTATTACTCAAACGTTGGAAAGTTAGATCGCATTTCATATTCATTAGCTGGAATAGTGCGCGAAAGAACAAGGCTATACAACAATGATAGAATATTAACACAAGAACAGGTTAATCAAATAAAACAGTTAGCGGACAATATGTTGTTAAATTCAGGCAATCCTGTTCATAACCTTGCAATAAATATAGAAACACTGCATTTCAATCAAACCGAGTCATCCGCAGTCACAAGTAAGAGTATTGATAATACGAAAAGTTTGTCTTTCAATGTTGGGACTTGTGAGCCGAACAGACCACTCAATGAGTTAGCTCAGTTATCAACATTCAGTAATGCCGGGAGATGGATACCTCTTTATCAAGTGACATTATGTTTATCGTCAGCTCCTGGGTCTGGAACCCTATTTGCACCAATAAAATCATCCTCTATTACGATCGAACGTTAA
- a CDS encoding TadE/TadG family type IV pilus assembly protein, which translates to MLEKNITFINIQRLIKNESGAILLPFIILLPFFIGLIFVSFEISLFIQKKAKLSDAIEQAALALTVENNDNPDAIQEQKNNALVSSYARAYLPLEEFSTPRIVIDKSTNHLQYNVAITMNYPALFLNKTALTSTNSNINITDSGAAKKYISNHSEPTDVVFVADYSGSMNESFEHSEKTESKIESLRKILKKLNDKIDNNDVINVIGFAPFSWGSKKIIKNEMFCHYPFVPKKYRSKGNYLSRYTASGLKKFNGLEQLGDILNTEYGKLNQDTDKVTFVKDKIERIMIDDKNKSKAVSFFRYATFIDYAVIIWTIIADNIDYEQTIDSISHKTEERNINIPISDVLNNEFCLKNLDTHIIEKSNMTDSVLSNVVNFDVGGATLISSGILVGNNIFKETNNNHKKLMIILSDGDDSNHINANLPEDYKDKNYFNITKTLIEKGMCEKIKKNNIRMVFIGIGYVPREDIDWKKCVGENNFYLAQNAHELEQDLEQALLANDEVGRNIPKN; encoded by the coding sequence ATGTTGGAAAAAAACATTACTTTTATAAATATACAGAGGCTTATAAAGAATGAAAGCGGTGCAATATTATTGCCATTTATTATTTTATTGCCTTTTTTTATTGGGCTGATTTTTGTGTCTTTTGAAATCTCTCTTTTTATACAAAAAAAAGCCAAACTCTCTGATGCTATAGAGCAAGCTGCATTAGCATTAACAGTTGAAAATAATGACAATCCTGATGCTATCCAAGAACAAAAGAATAATGCCCTTGTCTCTTCTTATGCCAGGGCATACTTACCATTAGAAGAGTTTTCAACACCAAGAATAGTGATAGATAAGAGCACAAATCATCTCCAATATAATGTAGCTATTACTATGAATTACCCTGCATTATTTTTAAATAAAACAGCTCTTACTAGCACGAATAGTAATATAAATATTACTGATAGTGGTGCGGCTAAAAAATATATCTCCAATCACTCTGAACCCACAGACGTTGTCTTTGTTGCTGACTATTCTGGTTCAATGAATGAGTCGTTTGAACATTCTGAGAAAACTGAAAGTAAAATAGAGTCATTAAGAAAAATATTAAAAAAGCTGAATGATAAAATAGACAATAATGATGTCATTAATGTTATTGGATTTGCGCCATTTTCATGGGGAAGTAAAAAGATTATAAAAAATGAAATGTTTTGTCACTACCCATTTGTACCTAAAAAATACAGGTCAAAAGGCAATTATCTGAGTCGTTACACTGCGTCTGGATTAAAAAAATTTAACGGATTAGAACAATTGGGCGATATTTTAAACACTGAGTATGGGAAGTTAAATCAAGACACAGACAAGGTTACATTCGTTAAAGATAAAATTGAAAGAATCATGATTGATGACAAAAACAAGTCAAAAGCTGTTTCTTTTTTTAGATATGCTACTTTTATTGATTATGCAGTAATTATATGGACAATTATTGCAGACAACATTGACTACGAACAGACAATTGACTCAATTTCTCATAAAACCGAAGAGAGAAATATTAACATACCTATATCTGATGTTCTTAATAATGAGTTTTGCTTAAAAAATCTAGACACTCATATTATTGAAAAAAGTAATATGACTGATTCAGTATTATCTAATGTTGTAAATTTTGATGTGGGTGGTGCAACGTTAATAAGCTCAGGAATTCTAGTTGGAAATAATATTTTTAAAGAAACAAATAATAATCACAAAAAACTAATGATTATTCTTTCTGACGGTGATGATAGTAATCATATTAACGCTAACCTTCCTGAAGATTATAAAGATAAAAACTACTTTAATATTACTAAAACACTTATTGAGAAAGGGATGTGTGAAAAAATAAAAAAAAATAACATTAGAATGGTATTTATTGGTATTGGATATGTTCCAAGAGAGGATATTGACTGGAAAAAGTGTGTTGGGGAGAATAATTTCTATCTGGCTCAGAATGCTCATGAATTGGAGCAAGACCTGGAGCAAGCACTCTTAGCAAATGATGAAGTTGGCCGTAATATACCTAAAAACTGA
- the exbD gene encoding TonB system transport protein ExbD, with protein sequence MAMRMNDNLDESGELHEINVTPFIDVMLVLLIIFMVAAPLATVDIKVDLPASSAVPQPRPEKPVFLTVKADNQLYVGDQQVDRDTLAAALDKVTQSNKETTIFFQADKVVDYETLMSVMDALRKSGYLKVGLVGMEAGGAK encoded by the coding sequence ATGGCCATGCGGATGAACGATAACCTCGATGAAAGTGGTGAACTGCACGAAATTAACGTGACACCTTTCATCGATGTCATGCTGGTATTGCTGATTATCTTTATGGTGGCAGCACCATTGGCAACGGTTGATATCAAAGTGGACTTACCGGCATCTTCAGCGGTGCCACAGCCGCGCCCAGAGAAGCCGGTTTTTTTGACAGTGAAAGCTGATAATCAGCTGTATGTCGGCGATCAGCAGGTCGACCGCGATACACTGGCGGCGGCGCTGGATAAAGTGACCCAATCTAACAAAGAAACCACCATTTTCTTCCAGGCGGATAAAGTGGTGGATTATGAAACGCTGATGAGCGTGATGGATGCATTGCGTAAATCGGGTTATCTCAAGGTGGGGTTAGTCGGCATGGAAGCGGGTGGCGCAAAATAG
- the exbB gene encoding tol-pal system-associated acyl-CoA thioesterase: MKTADKKIKDKSFVQGRMMKGAMALLLVAGLTGHAFAAPGNSSAVAASVTTPTTTATSTPLPAPEITSVAAPANAEAVVPTISVPSVQPLTAPAPQGLAMDLSVWGMYQHADVVVKGVMIGLVLASIVTWTILFSKGTELFRARRRLRQEHEAIGAVTDLDTASERAEVFSPESISGLLLREAQNERLLSAESNDNNGIKERTAFRLERRVAAISRQMGKGNGFLATIGAISPFVGLFGTVWGIMNSFIGIAHSQTTNLAVVAPGIAEALLATALGLVAAIPAVVIYNIFARLIGSYRAQVGDVAAQVLLLLSRDLDLSSSAEAKSPKQPHQLRAG, encoded by the coding sequence GTGAAAACAGCTGACAAAAAGATTAAAGACAAATCATTCGTGCAAGGCCGAATGATGAAAGGCGCGATGGCATTATTGCTGGTGGCAGGTTTAACCGGTCATGCATTCGCCGCACCGGGCAACAGTAGCGCAGTCGCTGCATCAGTTACGACACCAACGACGACAGCAACATCAACGCCGTTACCTGCACCGGAAATTACATCTGTAGCAGCCCCTGCTAATGCAGAAGCTGTAGTACCCACAATATCGGTACCGTCAGTTCAGCCATTAACGGCTCCTGCCCCACAAGGCTTGGCGATGGATCTCTCCGTTTGGGGCATGTATCAACATGCTGATGTGGTGGTGAAAGGCGTAATGATTGGCTTGGTATTGGCATCAATCGTGACCTGGACCATTCTGTTTTCCAAAGGGACTGAATTATTCCGAGCACGCCGCCGTTTACGGCAAGAACACGAGGCTATCGGCGCGGTTACTGATCTTGATACCGCGTCTGAGCGAGCAGAGGTTTTCTCTCCAGAGAGCATCAGCGGTCTATTACTGCGTGAAGCGCAAAACGAGCGCCTATTATCGGCAGAATCAAACGATAACAACGGCATTAAAGAACGTACTGCTTTTCGTCTGGAGCGCCGTGTTGCTGCCATTAGCCGCCAAATGGGCAAAGGTAATGGCTTCCTGGCGACAATCGGTGCCATTTCTCCGTTTGTCGGTTTGTTTGGTACTGTTTGGGGCATCATGAACAGCTTTATCGGTATTGCCCACTCACAGACGACTAATCTGGCTGTTGTTGCTCCGGGTATTGCCGAAGCTTTGCTGGCAACAGCACTTGGCTTGGTTGCCGCAATTCCTGCGGTGGTTATCTATAACATTTTCGCTCGCCTGATTGGTTCTTACCGCGCTCAGGTAGGGGATGTTGCTGCACAGGTATTATTATTGCTGAGCCGTGATCTTGATTTGAGCAGCAGCGCTGAAGCAAAGTCACCTAAGCAGCCTCACCAATTGCGTGCGGGGTGA
- the metC gene encoding cystathionine beta-lyase, protein MSANKPTIEKLETILVSAGRSQKFTQGSVNTVIQRASSLVFESVKAKKHATINRGNGALFYGRRGTLTHFSLQEAMTELEGGAGCVLYPCGAAAISNAILSFVSTGDHVLMTGSAYEPAQSFCDKILSRMNIITTYFDPMIGAEIASLITPQTKVVFLESPGSITMEVQDIPAIVKAIRAVSPEMIIIMDNTWAAGVLFKALDFDIDISIQSGTKYIIGHSDAMLGIAVANTRCWEQLREDSYLMGQMVDADTAYLASRGLRTLSVRLKQHEKNSIEIANWLVQRPEVAAVYHPALPGCKGHEFYKRDFTGCNGLFSFELKEELTQQQLEAYLDHFTHFSMAFSWGGFESLILGYQPKDIRAIRKYEGEEIKGTLFRLHIGLENVQDLQDDLTAGFERIKASQ, encoded by the coding sequence ATGTCTGCAAATAAACCCACGATAGAAAAATTGGAAACAATCTTAGTTAGCGCTGGCAGAAGTCAGAAATTCACCCAAGGCTCGGTCAATACCGTCATTCAGCGCGCATCTTCTTTGGTTTTTGAGTCAGTAAAAGCCAAAAAGCACGCCACAATTAATCGCGGAAATGGGGCGCTATTTTATGGCCGCAGAGGCACGCTAACCCATTTTTCTTTGCAAGAAGCGATGACAGAACTGGAAGGCGGCGCGGGTTGTGTGCTTTATCCTTGCGGTGCCGCCGCGATTAGTAATGCCATTTTGTCATTTGTTTCCACCGGCGATCATGTGTTGATGACTGGCTCGGCTTATGAACCGGCACAAAGTTTTTGCGATAAAATCTTATCGCGTATGAATATCATCACCACTTATTTTGATCCCATGATAGGGGCCGAAATAGCCTCGTTGATCACACCGCAAACTAAAGTGGTTTTTCTTGAGTCGCCCGGTTCCATCACGATGGAAGTACAAGATATTCCCGCGATAGTCAAAGCTATTCGCGCGGTTTCTCCAGAGATGATTATCATCATGGACAATACGTGGGCGGCCGGCGTGCTGTTTAAAGCCTTGGATTTTGATATTGATATCTCCATCCAATCAGGAACTAAATATATTATTGGTCATTCCGATGCCATGCTGGGGATTGCGGTCGCCAACACCCGTTGTTGGGAGCAACTACGCGAAGATTCTTATCTAATGGGGCAAATGGTGGATGCTGATACCGCCTATCTTGCCAGCCGGGGCTTACGCACGCTGAGTGTGCGTTTAAAGCAGCATGAAAAAAACAGTATCGAAATCGCAAACTGGCTGGTTCAGCGCCCGGAAGTTGCGGCGGTCTATCACCCTGCCCTGCCCGGCTGCAAAGGTCATGAATTCTACAAACGAGATTTCACCGGCTGCAATGGTTTGTTTTCTTTTGAGTTAAAAGAAGAGTTAACCCAGCAGCAGTTAGAGGCTTATCTCGACCACTTTACCCATTTCAGTATGGCTTTCTCGTGGGGCGGGTTTGAGTCTTTGATTCTGGGGTATCAACCCAAGGATATCCGGGCAATCCGCAAATATGAGGGTGAGGAAATCAAAGGCACATTGTTCCGTTTGCACATTGGGCTGGAAAATGTACAAGATTTGCAGGACGATTTAACCGCTGGGTTTGAGCGCATCAAAGCTTCGCAGTAA
- a CDS encoding DedA family protein produces MDVLREILHALWQQDFSKLADPNVIWVIYGILFTTLFLENGLLPASFLPGDSLLLLAGALIAKGVMAFWPTMIILTAAASLGCWLSYLQGLWLGDTKVVKRWLLQLPTHYRQRAHNLFVRHGLAALIIGRFLAFVRTLLPTLAGISGLNSTRFQFFNWLSGLLWVGSVVGLGFALSHIPLVKHYENQVMTALMILPIVLLLVGLVGTLVLVWCKRKSVTE; encoded by the coding sequence ATGGATGTATTACGCGAAATCCTTCATGCCTTATGGCAGCAGGATTTTAGTAAACTTGCCGACCCGAATGTGATTTGGGTTATTTACGGTATACTTTTTACCACCCTTTTTTTAGAAAATGGTTTGCTGCCAGCCTCTTTCCTCCCCGGTGATAGCTTGTTGCTATTGGCGGGTGCACTGATTGCCAAAGGTGTCATGGCATTCTGGCCCACCATGATAATTTTGACCGCTGCGGCCAGCTTGGGTTGTTGGCTGAGTTACCTGCAAGGGTTATGGTTGGGAGATACCAAAGTGGTAAAAAGGTGGCTGTTGCAGTTGCCTACTCATTATCGACAACGCGCCCATAACCTGTTTGTTCGCCACGGTCTGGCAGCCCTGATTATTGGCCGTTTTCTGGCTTTTGTCCGGACTTTATTACCCACTTTAGCCGGTATTTCAGGTCTAAATAGCACGCGTTTTCAGTTCTTTAACTGGCTCAGTGGGCTGCTATGGGTTGGTAGTGTCGTGGGGCTGGGCTTTGCACTTAGCCATATTCCCCTGGTTAAGCATTATGAAAATCAAGTCATGACCGCGCTGATGATTTTGCCGATTGTTTTGTTATTGGTCGGGTTGGTTGGCACACTGGTCTTGGTCTGGTGTAAACGCAAAAGTGTGACCGAGTAA